The window GTgctccttcctcctccccaggGGAAACTGGATCGGAGAGGCCCCTTACCAACATGGCCGCCCATGCTCCCAGTGCCCTCCTAGCTACGGAGGAAGCTGCAGGGACAACCTCTGCTTCAAGGGAGACTCTCAGCGTTCTGAGACTGAGGACATGAACGAGGTGGAGAAAGCTCAGATTCCCATGTCACCTCGCACCACCGCCAAGCCTGTCCCCAGACCCAAACCCAAGCCTGCTGCTCCCAACAAACCCTCCGCTCCCAAGGCTCCCACCAGCACTTTCCTGGGTGAGTTTGACTAGTGGGAATCATGTTTGGGGGCTTTCAAAGTTGACTGTTTGAATGTACTGTTTGGGAAGGAATGCCACTGAAATCCCTAATTGACCAGTAATTGATTTGTCTCCCACAGCCCAAAACATCAAGTGTGAGACCAAAATGCGTGACAAGTGCAAGGGAGCAACCTGCAACAGATTCACCTGCCCTGCTAACTGCCAGAACAAGAAAGGGAAAGTGTGGGGGACGCTCTTCTATGATGTGGTGAGTCTCACACTGAAGTCCAACATTTCACACTATACAGTTTGTATGTCTGAATGTGTTTCTAAGGATTCTGTTTCTATTTTTCCAGCAATCAAGTATCTGTCGTGCTGCTATGCACTATGGCATCATCAATAACAATGGTGGTCTGGTGGACACTACAAGGAAAGACAAGTTGCCATTCTTCGTCAAGGCAACAAAGAACGGCATTGAGTCATTCAGGTAGATATTTCTGGTAGTCTTTATTTTCTGTCGTCATTCTGCCTGCTATGCTCATTCAGAGTTTGTGAAATTAATGATTTCCTGAAATGTAATGGTCTTCTAATGCCTGGCTTTGATCTCTTGACAGTAAATACAAAGCCGGCAATGCATTTGTGGTGTCCAAAGTGGAAAGTAAGTCAAACTTTTTCCAGAATAAGTGGAGCATGCAAACCCTTGTTTTTAGCTTCTTCACCTGATTACTTTTTCAGCTGTTGATGGCGTATGTCTCCTCTCTGTGCCACAGAACAATCAGTGGACTGCTATGCAACAGTGGCGGAGATCTGCCCCTTCAAGAAGCCTTACTCCAACTGCCCAAGGTGCCTAGCTCCTCTCCCCCCACCATGTTTCACACGCACAACAAGAAGTGATGACTTGTGAATTAAGGGCCTTGCTTTGTAAGCAAAATCTAATTAGAGTCAGATTCCTGCTCTGGGCCAAATTCTTTAAACCTTCAGTACAAAACCACTGGAATCTCCTAAACATGCAGACTCTGCTAGAAGGAAGCGTCAGTCTTTCCTCTGTTCTACAGAAGTTCTACGGAAAATGTGTCAGGGTTATTCATAACATGACATACATTACATTTAGCTAAATGGCAAATTCTTGCATAAATCCTGCATTTCTCATTGTTGCAACATAAACCATAGGTCTGCCCATTCAATTGTATTTGTCAATAATAATGCATTCTCAATGTGTGTCTCCCTCAGAGTGTTCTGTCCGGCCAACTGCAAGAACGAGCCATCCTACTGGGCTCCGGTGGTTGGGAACAGCTTCTACACAGAGGTAAGTACTGGACCTAGTCACTGGGTATACCAGAAGGGCCTCATTAcgcctgtcctgtcctcctgaCCATGTTGAAAGGCTGAGAGGTCATACTGACAGAGGACAAAAAGTTTGGCCCCACTGGGCCTGCCAGAAAGATACACTTTAGTGTGTCTGCTCCCCAGAGAGCTGTATCTGACTGGAACACTGACCTGATTTATGTTGGACAGCAGATGAGTGCGGTCTAGCCCCGTTGAGCACTTAAGAGACTGTGGCCTGAGGCGACCACGAGCAACTTCTGAATAGCAGTGTGAACACAGTTGGAATGGGAGCACTGGTGATGCAGGCCTGGTAATGGTCGCCAGTAATGTCTCTCCCAGTGCTGGGTTCGACCACACACAGCTGCTCAgccctggctggctgactaactgactcATAACTGGCCCAGAGATTGCATGCCTGAGGCCTGAGGTCTGAGGCATGAGACTGTGTCAGGAGAGGGCTTTAGGACCAGTCTCAGAGAGGGAGGAGCAGTGGGACACACTGTCACCTCCATTATTGTCACATCACCTAAGTTCCTGTCAGATCACCTCTATCACTTCCTAATGACCCAAGGGCAAATCTCAAATGATACACTATACTCCATACAGAGCGCTACCTTTAGCCAGAGACACATACGGCTCTAGTGACAAGgaatgcactatatagagaataataTGCCATTGGAGAGACGCCATATGCCATTCTAAAATCACCTCTGGCTTAAGTTGCAAATTGCACGTGTAAGCTTATGTGAGACTGCAGTGGATGAAAGGAGTGAAACAAATAATGATGCTCCCCTGGGAACCATTTTGGACCTAAATTGACCcagttacatgaagttgatgtttTAAGTGTTCTTGCCTCGAATGAACTTGTTGACTCTTGTTTTCCCCCAACATTATTTCACTTAGATGTAGTCCAACTGGACACATCAGTTTCCCAGAGATCTCAAACAGGGCCTAATGACTGTATTTTGTCAGGGCAGAGCCTGATTCTAACACTTTAACACTTACAGCGCCAACACTGAGCAAAACACAGCAGAAGGAGAAGTACAGGCCTATATTGACATGACAGAAGTCCCCAGACACCAGTCCGCTTCACCAGACACCAGAGAATGTGGCCTGTGTTAGGCTAGACTAGTGTGATGGAATATGATGAATGAGCTTCCAGGTTAGTGATAAGGACCCAGGGTCTGACACGCTGGAGCCAGACTCAGTCTGAGGACAGGAGGCATCATGCTCTGCCTCGGAACCATGTGTGGAGTGTACAGctctctgctgctgtctgtcaTCTGTAATCCAAAGTGGGGCAGCAGTTTACATCCTGATAATGATGTGCCTGGCTTCGGCCTTGCTAATGTCATGCATGTGTACATGTACAGGATTTGTACAAATGGAATGCTCTGGAAACTAATACATTGACTGTATTTGGTGTGGCTCTGTGCACTGTATGTGCCTGTACTGTACCTAATACAAGAAGCTTTACTGATATAGTGAAATGGAATAATAAGCCATGATTGCTGTATCTGATATCATGAGAGGTATATTGAACCCTCTCTTCTGATCCCCCCTCCCTCAGCGCTCCAGTATCTGCCGAGCAGCCACCCATGCCGGGGTGATCCAAGCCGGTGGGGGCTACGTGGACGTCCTGGCCCTGGATAAGAAGAAGAGTTACGTTGGCGTCCTGAAGAACGGCATCCAGTCAGAGAGGTGGGTGCCTGCtctaccctcctcttcccctgTAAAATACCCTTCCCTGCCCTCTCCCTACCCTTCCTTCGCACACCCCCTCCCCTGTCAGACAGAGGTCTAGGGCTCAAGCACGGAAGCCATTGGCGCCAAGTCCATGTTTGGCACACAGTTGTGCAAGAGTAATGGTGTGGTTTAGTGTGCGGACGGCCCACACATGAACTCTTTGCTTACTTTACCCGGATATTCAATGGAGTGTGCAAAGTCCTGCATGGCCAAAATCAGCTGAGCTAGAGTACAGTGAAATCTATTGCTGAAATCAAGGGCCCCCTCACTGGGAGCCTCACATGAACCTTAGTGTGAGTGAGGACATGGGCTGTCAGTGACAGGGAACAGTATGGCATTACAACCATGGCTATCAACAGTCAGCCCCTGGTGTGATAGAGACTGATCCAGAGGTTGACTTCTGTCCAAGTGAGGACCCAGCTGTTAGGAAGTGGGGCGTACATGTAGCTGGTTGGGTGGACGGTTCTTTATTAAGGAGGAAATAATCACAGCCTATCCAATTACCCCGGGATGGAAAAGCTGTCGGTGGCTGACTCAGTGCTTCCCTATGCAGGTAATTGCAGCCAATCTGATGCCAATGGGACGGGCATCATCCTGACATTACTGAGATTGGCAGGCCTTCAAGGCCTTTCCACTAATGAATTAATAACAAAGCCGTCAGGCCCAGCACAGTAGTCAATAGTGGTTGTTGGAAAGATCAGTCACTATAACAGCATGGCTAACAATGAGCCAGTGTTTGAGTCCTGTTTCCAGATATGACCACTGTGATTACGCTACTCTTACTGTAGGATGTCATGAGCAACAGGCTGACTTGAATTGGAGCCACACATGAACAATGACAAAAATAAATTGGATCCACAAAACAACTGACTGACTTGACAGCAATATTGTTTATATTATTTTAGTTATTTTTAGATTTATGTCATTTTATCTTAGTAATGAGTTGAAAGGACACTGGTTAACTGTTTGAGTTCATGAATGAATGCTCAATGTAACCATCTCTCACTTCTCTTTTGCAGTAAGAGCAATCCAGAGGGTGGCTCG is drawn from Salvelinus fontinalis isolate EN_2023a chromosome 4, ASM2944872v1, whole genome shotgun sequence and contains these coding sequences:
- the LOC129854270 gene encoding cysteine-rich secretory protein LCCL domain-containing 2-like, yielding MTSAMPRWLSVLTLALNLLVLSAREGAALFLPDSNELRQLLSRYQHDQNSTDNTAGSRTRRAIQWTDRGEILQLHNKLRGQVYPTASNMEYMVWDDELERSATHWAEACQWEHGPNDLLMSIGQNLAVHWGRYRSPAYHVQAWYDEVKDYTYPYQHECNPWCPDRCSGPMCTHYTQLVWATTSRVGCAVHVCPRMNVWGEIWENAVYLVCNYSPKGNWIGEAPYQHGRPCSQCPPSYGGSCRDNLCFKGDSQRSETEDMNEVEKAQIPMSPRTTAKPVPRPKPKPAAPNKPSAPKAPTSTFLAQNIKCETKMRDKCKGATCNRFTCPANCQNKKGKVWGTLFYDVQSSICRAAMHYGIINNNGGLVDTTRKDKLPFFVKATKNGIESFSKYKAGNAFVVSKVEKQSVDCYATVAEICPFKKPYSNCPRVFCPANCKNEPSYWAPVVGNSFYTERSSICRAATHAGVIQAGGGYVDVLALDKKKSYVGVLKNGIQSESKSNPEGGSFRVFAVRE